In one Nitrosarchaeum sp. genomic region, the following are encoded:
- a CDS encoding aminotransferase class III-fold pyridoxal phosphate-dependent enzyme has product MTDYISEYKKKTKGSSKLFDKSLKFHVNGVSHNIRFFEPYPFVVKSSAGKNLEDVDNNKYTDYWMGHWSLILGHGPKPVKDAVKKQIEKSWMYGTVNEQTVKLSELISKAVPVAEKIRYVTSGTEATMYAVRLARSVTGKKIIVKIDGGWHGYTSDLLKSVNWPFTESESTGVVNEEKIVSIPFNNLEKSLEILKKVSNDLAGVIIEPVLGGGGCIPANADYLKGVQEFCKKNNSLFILDEIVTGFRFRFGCLYPTMNLDPDIVTLGKIVGGGMPIGVMCGKKEIMEHSNTKGKKKTERSYIGGGTFSANPMSMTSGFATLTELKSGKTIYSKINLLGDMVRKELTKVFDGKVIVTGKGSLFMTHFVKDGVTEVINSSHAAKCNTTLLNKYHFKMIAHDGIFFLPGKLGAISNAHTKEDIKKMINATENFQE; this is encoded by the coding sequence TTGACAGATTACATTTCAGAATACAAGAAAAAAACAAAAGGATCATCAAAACTCTTTGACAAGTCTTTAAAATTTCATGTAAATGGAGTAAGTCACAATATTAGATTTTTTGAACCATATCCATTTGTTGTAAAGTCATCGGCTGGAAAAAATCTAGAGGATGTTGATAATAACAAGTATACAGATTATTGGATGGGTCACTGGAGTTTGATTTTAGGCCATGGACCAAAACCTGTAAAAGATGCAGTGAAAAAACAGATTGAAAAAAGTTGGATGTATGGCACTGTAAATGAGCAAACCGTCAAGTTATCAGAGTTAATTTCAAAAGCAGTTCCAGTAGCTGAAAAAATTCGTTACGTCACATCTGGTACTGAAGCTACAATGTATGCAGTAAGACTAGCGCGCTCTGTAACTGGAAAAAAGATCATTGTAAAAATAGATGGGGGGTGGCATGGATATACATCTGATTTACTAAAAAGTGTGAATTGGCCATTTACAGAATCAGAAAGTACCGGTGTAGTAAACGAAGAAAAAATAGTATCAATACCATTTAATAATTTAGAAAAATCACTTGAAATTTTAAAAAAAGTTTCAAATGATTTGGCAGGGGTAATCATAGAACCAGTATTAGGAGGCGGAGGATGCATTCCAGCAAATGCAGATTATCTTAAAGGAGTACAAGAGTTTTGTAAAAAGAATAATTCGTTATTTATTTTAGATGAGATCGTTACAGGATTCAGATTTAGATTTGGATGTTTGTATCCTACAATGAATCTTGATCCGGATATTGTAACATTAGGAAAAATTGTAGGTGGTGGAATGCCAATTGGAGTTATGTGTGGTAAAAAAGAGATAATGGAACACTCTAACACAAAGGGGAAGAAAAAAACAGAACGAAGCTATATTGGAGGAGGAACATTTTCTGCAAACCCAATGTCAATGACTTCTGGATTTGCCACATTAACAGAACTAAAATCTGGAAAAACAATTTATTCAAAAATAAATTTGTTAGGAGATATGGTAAGAAAAGAACTAACGAAGGTATTTGACGGAAAGGTAATTGTTACAGGTAAAGGGTCGTTATTTATGACTCATTTTGTAAAAGATGGAGTTACAGAGGTCATCAATTCGTCTCATGCTGCAAAGTGCAATACAACATTACTAAACAAATATCACTTTAAAATGATTGCTCATGACGGAATATTCTTTTTACCAGGAAAACTTGGTGCCATATCCAATGCACACACCAAAGAAGATATAAAGAAAATGATCAATGCAACTGAGAACTTTCAGGAATAA
- a CDS encoding tetratricopeptide repeat protein, which produces MGLFGSKEDTEDMMYNAMSLLEKNQPKGAIQIFTKILKQDPKNISALYNKGLALNQIKKYSDAVTCFDLLLEINPKDAAAINNKGIAMAELGNIQGASECYDKAIEVDPKYGPSYFNKGVLLDKLQEHEEALNCFEKAIQVSPSKPNAQFYKGIILGKLKRHEEALNCFENVYRKNPTHMDALFHKGIELAEIGKHVKAIEIFDQILSKHKDNVNIIYAKSRSKASLGMFPESLELLKQAISKNPKTIRAWAKEEKAFTQLHTNDKFRALVKL; this is translated from the coding sequence ATGGGCTTGTTTGGTTCAAAAGAAGATACTGAAGACATGATGTACAATGCGATGTCTTTACTTGAAAAAAATCAGCCAAAAGGAGCAATTCAAATATTTACTAAAATATTAAAACAAGATCCAAAAAATATATCTGCATTATACAATAAAGGACTTGCATTAAATCAAATCAAAAAATACAGCGATGCAGTAACTTGCTTTGATTTACTATTAGAAATTAACCCCAAAGATGCAGCAGCAATTAACAATAAAGGAATAGCAATGGCCGAATTAGGAAATATACAAGGAGCATCAGAGTGTTATGATAAAGCAATTGAAGTAGACCCAAAATACGGGCCATCATATTTTAACAAAGGAGTTTTGCTTGACAAATTACAAGAACATGAGGAAGCCTTGAATTGTTTTGAAAAGGCAATACAAGTATCACCAAGTAAACCAAATGCCCAGTTTTACAAAGGAATCATTTTGGGTAAATTAAAGAGGCATGAGGAAGCCTTGAATTGTTTTGAAAACGTATACAGAAAAAACCCAACTCATATGGATGCATTGTTTCATAAAGGAATAGAATTAGCAGAAATAGGAAAACATGTGAAAGCAATTGAGATATTTGATCAAATCCTATCAAAGCACAAAGATAATGTAAATATTATATATGCAAAATCAAGAAGCAAGGCATCTCTAGGAATGTTTCCGGAATCATTAGAATTGCTAAAACAAGCAATCTCAAAAAACCCCAAAACAATTAGGGCATGGGCTAAAGAAGAAAAAGCATTTACCCAATTGCACACAAATGACAAGTTTAGAGCACTTGTGAAATTATAA
- a CDS encoding SHOCT domain-containing protein, translating into MVTEKKVGRIERFLKKADRAIDEGIKRADEALDDAVEFGGMAANQAKKTSNELRNRAIKEKAEITTKGIKKINESIAAVKQATIKTNEELATLEKLGELRKAGVLTEKEFQEKKKKILSRI; encoded by the coding sequence ATGGTCACAGAAAAGAAAGTGGGACGCATTGAAAGATTTCTAAAAAAAGCTGACAGAGCAATAGATGAAGGAATCAAGAGAGCCGATGAGGCTTTAGATGACGCCGTAGAATTTGGAGGAATGGCTGCAAATCAAGCAAAAAAGACAAGTAATGAACTCAGAAATAGAGCAATTAAAGAAAAAGCAGAAATCACAACAAAAGGAATTAAAAAAATTAATGAAAGCATTGCTGCAGTTAAACAGGCCACGATTAAAACCAATGAAGAGTTAGCAACATTAGAAAAATTAGGAGAACTACGAAAAGCAGGAGTATTAACAGAAAAAGAATTTCAAGAAAAGAAAAAGAAAATTTTATCGAGAATATAA
- a CDS encoding cupin domain-containing protein — MKKSNINSKGDKRKINPNWFTNKVHMKDISSKIKSKEQDIYHVYFENGAKTKIHSHNGNQILIVTKGAGSLEMFRKYGTKKTEFKIKKIEKISLNEGDVVYIPSNTLHTHGATSKKMFSHIAINILPAKNSEYKTAWYESDFKTKVTKKI, encoded by the coding sequence ATGAAAAAATCAAACATAAACTCTAAAGGAGATAAAAGAAAAATCAATCCAAATTGGTTTACAAATAAAGTTCACATGAAAGATATTTCTTCAAAAATCAAATCTAAAGAACAAGATATCTACCATGTCTATTTTGAAAATGGAGCAAAAACAAAGATTCACTCTCATAATGGAAATCAAATACTAATAGTTACCAAAGGAGCAGGCAGCCTTGAGATGTTTAGAAAATACGGGACAAAGAAAACAGAATTTAAAATCAAAAAGATTGAAAAAATTAGCCTCAATGAAGGCGATGTTGTATACATTCCATCAAATACACTTCACACGCATGGAGCAACTAGTAAAAAGATGTTTTCGCACATTGCAATCAATATCCTACCAGCTAAAAATTCAGAGTATAAAACGGCATGGTATGAATCAGACTTTAAGACAAAAGTCACAAAAAAAATATGA
- a CDS encoding cupin domain-containing protein, with amino-acid sequence MSVRKSSEIEEIPGSEGSKIKQYFHPHNTLNGIGYSLAHFTLEPGKKTILHKIKSSEIYFILEGEATLMIDDERHQVKKDDSVYVPPSSKQYIENTGTVNLRFLCIVEPAWKPEDETVLE; translated from the coding sequence ATGTCAGTTAGAAAAAGTTCTGAAATTGAAGAAATTCCAGGCAGTGAAGGATCAAAGATAAAACAATACTTTCATCCACACAATACACTAAATGGTATTGGGTATAGCTTAGCTCATTTCACATTAGAACCTGGGAAAAAAACCATCTTACACAAGATAAAATCCTCAGAAATTTACTTTATTTTAGAAGGAGAAGCTACACTGATGATCGATGATGAAAGACATCAAGTAAAAAAAGATGATTCTGTTTATGTACCGCCATCATCAAAGCAATACATAGAAAATACAGGAACCGTAAATCTACGATTTTTATGCATAGTAGAACCAGCATGGAAACCAGAAGATGAAACCGTCTTAGAATAA
- a CDS encoding DnaJ domain-containing protein codes for MNRFQALRTLNIKSDSSMEDVKLAYRKLALEYHPDKNISEKEGIEFKKITEAYNYLKKNTTEDNNNSKEKFTDSNNKTNFERKSQWGAPPGGKIPEEDWSRYTREFEEGDPTFWREYEKKFWEEYNARVRSDGKQGEYEKAKEPEKQPNLFVNVDKSLCIGCCSCEMIAPDVFSINRNSRSNPKSSVINPKGAGINKIMNAAETCPTKAIIVENVDTKERLFPY; via the coding sequence TTGAATAGATTTCAAGCCCTCAGAACACTAAATATAAAATCAGATTCATCAATGGAGGACGTGAAATTAGCATATAGAAAATTAGCTCTAGAATATCATCCAGACAAAAATATTAGCGAAAAAGAAGGAATTGAATTTAAAAAAATTACAGAGGCATATAATTATTTGAAGAAAAACACTACAGAAGATAACAATAATTCTAAAGAAAAATTCACAGATTCAAATAACAAAACTAATTTTGAAAGAAAATCGCAATGGGGAGCACCGCCGGGTGGAAAAATACCAGAGGAAGACTGGAGTAGATACACTAGGGAGTTTGAAGAAGGAGATCCCACTTTTTGGAGAGAGTATGAAAAAAAATTCTGGGAAGAATACAATGCACGTGTACGCTCAGATGGAAAACAAGGAGAGTATGAAAAAGCTAAAGAGCCTGAAAAACAACCAAATCTCTTTGTGAATGTTGATAAAAGTTTGTGCATAGGATGTTGTAGTTGCGAAATGATTGCTCCTGATGTGTTTTCAATTAATAGAAATTCAAGATCAAATCCAAAATCGTCAGTTATTAATCCAAAAGGTGCAGGAATTAATAAAATAATGAATGCGGCAGAAACATGTCCAACTAAAGCAATAATTGTAGAAAATGTAGATACAAAAGAAAGATTATTTCCTTATTAG
- a CDS encoding HIT family protein → MDCIFCKIISRVIPAKIIQETSHSIAFLDAFPLAKGHTLIIPKNHHMKIQDMSHEENSDLFSLVHKVLSKVDKLTGSTLVAVHNGKDAGQEIPHVHVHLVPRTHGDSAGPIHCMFKTVKFSDYEIEEIYDKLK, encoded by the coding sequence ATGGATTGTATATTTTGTAAAATAATTTCTAGAGTAATTCCTGCAAAAATTATTCAAGAGACTAGTCATTCTATTGCATTTTTGGACGCTTTTCCACTTGCAAAAGGACATACTTTGATAATCCCAAAAAATCATCACATGAAAATCCAAGACATGAGTCATGAGGAAAATTCTGATTTATTTTCACTTGTACACAAAGTGCTCTCAAAAGTTGATAAATTAACTGGTTCAACACTTGTAGCAGTTCATAATGGTAAAGATGCCGGACAAGAGATTCCGCATGTTCATGTGCATCTAGTTCCTCGTACTCACGGTGATTCTGCAGGACCAATTCATTGTATGTTTAAAACTGTAAAATTTTCTGATTATGAAATTGAAGAAATTTATGATAAATTAAAATAA
- a CDS encoding DUF6659 family protein, with protein MNYENFCSEILDSNPKIRFATVYDQWAVRVGGGLRKGLTSILSEHKENELVTLAILDWQSRKEVSKWLGKTKYTLAEYDEVKRFSLYLGDDHLLLVSAEKEVDTDKVVDTIIKLYYKNLN; from the coding sequence TTGAATTACGAAAATTTTTGCTCAGAAATTTTAGATTCAAATCCGAAAATTAGATTTGCAACTGTTTATGACCAATGGGCTGTTCGTGTTGGTGGCGGTTTACGTAAGGGTTTGACAAGTATTCTTTCTGAACACAAAGAAAATGAATTGGTTACCTTGGCTATTTTAGACTGGCAATCAAGAAAGGAAGTGTCAAAATGGCTTGGTAAAACAAAATACACGTTGGCTGAATATGATGAGGTTAAACGTTTTTCGCTTTATTTGGGTGATGATCATTTACTTTTAGTAAGTGCAGAAAAAGAAGTGGATACTGATAAAGTAGTAGACACAATTATCAAACTTTACTACAAAAATCTAAACTAA
- a CDS encoding O-methyltransferase has protein sequence MDKKIARVLHSLEKRSKYEEKNYKKISHDQRILAITKDTGIFYNILLKTHKPKKILEIGTSFGYSTLWFANAIIGKNSKIITIEQNPYKINIAQKNFRKAGVSKMIEIKEGTAKNVLLELKKSVKSNSKNYFDFVFIDADKELYSIYFDICLSMLKKDGIIAADNILYPIRFKKYIKKYLNHIHGIPSIESITVPIGNGQEISFKTK, from the coding sequence TTGGATAAAAAAATTGCCCGAGTTTTGCATTCATTGGAAAAAAGATCAAAATATGAAGAAAAAAACTATAAAAAAATTTCACATGATCAAAGAATACTCGCAATTACTAAAGATACTGGAATTTTTTATAACATTCTTCTTAAAACCCACAAACCAAAAAAAATACTTGAAATAGGTACTTCTTTTGGTTACTCTACTTTGTGGTTTGCTAATGCAATCATTGGAAAAAACTCAAAAATAATTACTATAGAGCAAAATCCATACAAAATAAACATTGCACAAAAAAACTTTCGTAAAGCAGGTGTATCTAAAATGATTGAAATCAAAGAGGGTACAGCTAAAAACGTTTTATTAGAATTGAAAAAATCTGTAAAATCTAATTCTAAAAATTATTTTGATTTTGTATTTATTGATGCCGATAAAGAACTGTATTCAATTTATTTTGATATCTGCTTATCAATGTTAAAAAAAGATGGTATAATTGCTGCAGACAACATACTTTATCCAATACGATTTAAAAAATATATAAAAAAATATCTTAACCACATTCATGGAATTCCCTCTATTGAATCTATTACCGTTCCAATTGGAAATGGACAAGAAATATCTTTTAAGACAAAATAG